One stretch of Thermus filiformis DNA includes these proteins:
- a CDS encoding malate dehydrogenase, with translation MKSPVRVAVTGAAGQIGYSLVFRIAAGEMLGKDQPVILQLLEIPQALPALEGVVMELEDCAFPLLKGIVTTDDPRVAFADADYALLVGAMPRKAGMERRDLLSANAKIFAEQGRALAEAAKKTVKVLVVGNPANTNALIAYHHARGLDPRNFTAMTRLDHNRAKVQLAKKTGVAVDRITRMTIWGNHSSTMFPDLFHALVDGRPALEWVDMEWYEKEFIPTVAGRGAAIIKARGASSAASAANAAIEHIRDWALGTPEGDWVSMAVVSDGSYGVPEGLVYSFPVRTKDGEYEIVQGLEINEFARKRMDITAQELLDERDEVRSLGLI, from the coding sequence ATGAAAAGCCCTGTTCGTGTGGCGGTCACCGGTGCCGCAGGCCAGATCGGCTACAGCCTCGTCTTCCGCATCGCCGCGGGGGAGATGCTGGGGAAGGACCAGCCCGTAATCCTCCAGCTTCTGGAGATACCCCAGGCCCTACCCGCCCTGGAAGGCGTGGTGATGGAGCTGGAGGACTGCGCCTTCCCCCTCCTGAAGGGAATCGTCACCACCGACGACCCCCGGGTGGCCTTCGCCGACGCGGACTACGCCCTATTGGTGGGGGCCATGCCGAGGAAGGCGGGGATGGAGCGGCGGGACCTCCTTTCCGCCAACGCCAAGATCTTCGCCGAGCAGGGCCGGGCCCTGGCCGAGGCGGCCAAGAAGACGGTCAAGGTCCTGGTGGTGGGCAACCCCGCCAACACCAACGCCCTGATCGCCTACCACCACGCCCGGGGGCTGGACCCCCGGAACTTCACCGCCATGACCCGGCTGGACCACAACCGGGCCAAGGTCCAGCTGGCCAAGAAGACGGGAGTGGCGGTGGACCGGATCACCCGGATGACCATCTGGGGGAACCACTCCAGCACCATGTTCCCCGACCTCTTCCACGCCCTGGTGGACGGCAGGCCCGCCCTCGAGTGGGTGGACATGGAGTGGTACGAGAAGGAGTTCATCCCCACCGTGGCGGGGCGGGGGGCGGCCATCATCAAGGCCCGGGGGGCCTCGAGCGCGGCCAGCGCGGCCAATGCGGCCATTGAGCACATCCGGGACTGGGCCCTGGGCACCCCGGAGGGGGACTGGGTGAGCATGGCCGTGGTCTCCGACGGCTCCTACGGGGTCCCGGAGGGGCTGGTCTACTCCTTCCCCGTGCGCACCAAGGACGGGGAGTACGAGATCGTCCAGGGCCTGGAGATCAACGAGTTCGCCCGGAAGCGCATGGACATCACCGCCCAGGAGCTCCTGGACGAGCGGGACGAGGTAAGGTCCCTGGGGCTGATCTAA